From a region of the Calonectris borealis chromosome 2, bCalBor7.hap1.2, whole genome shotgun sequence genome:
- the VXN gene encoding vexin encodes MHQIYSCSDENLEVFTTVISSKSCSPARRRAKSTQHILTKSVVAVSDRRPHRTEKLQPHQGDLFQVLYSEDEMRGLGRLQSGQRGPCPAKGTAQHMGITEQESSKSCNHLLDGKSLFPPSPVAPITAKAAAVIDSAAGDGTPMDDHRQRWRRTAEYDLTLPPGAEASLPLTGGNLCGTPSLLRKMWMKHKKKSEYLGATNSAFEAD; translated from the exons aTGCACCAGATTTACAGCTGCAGCGATGAAAATTTAGAAGTTTTCACCACTGTGATTTCATCTAAAT CATGTAGTCCTGCCCGAAGACGAGCCAAAAGCACGCAGCACATCCTAACAAAGAGC GTGGTAGCCGTATCTGATCGTCGGCCCCACAGGACAGAGAAGCTGCAGCCCCACCAGGGTGACCTCTTCCAGGTGCTGTACAGCGAAGACGAGATGCGAGGCTTGGGCCGCCTGCAGAGCGGGCAGCGGGGACCCTGCCCCGCCAAGGGCACTGCCCAGCACA TGGGAATTACTGAACAAGAGTCATCCAAGTCCTGTAACCACCTGTTGGATGGAAAATCTTTG TTCCCACCGTCGCCGGTTGCCCCTatcacagcaaaagcagcagctgtcatAGACTCGGCCGCAGGTGACGGCACTCCTATGGACGA CCACAGGCAGCGCTGGAGGAGGACGGCAGAGTATGACCTGACCCTGCCACCGGGAGCAGAAGCTTCCCTACCGCTGACGGGAGGCAACCTGTGCGGGACGCCCAGCCTCCTGAGGAAGATGTGGATGAAGCACAAGAAGAAGTCAGAGTACCTGGGGGCAACAAACAGTGCCTTTGAGGCGGACTGA